From one Triticum aestivum cultivar Chinese Spring chromosome 4B, IWGSC CS RefSeq v2.1, whole genome shotgun sequence genomic stretch:
- the LOC123093626 gene encoding NAC domain-containing protein 22 produces MAMAVASSTMEVDQDLPGFRFHPTEEELLGFYLSRVALGKKLHFDIIGTLNIYRHDPWDLPGMAKIGEREWYFFVPRDRKAGSGGRPNRTTERGFWKATGSDRAIRSTGDHKRVIGLKKTLVFYQGRAPRGTKTDWVMNEYRLPDSGAAPPQEDTVLCKVYRKATPLKELEQRAFEMEEMKQRSGSNGGYGYGGAARACPVPAAGNFYLSPSDDVQDNFLIHSSSSSSVAPSGNSSSHDAPREAKKEADVATVTVASTSSLSQAANAPFHLQLPAVNPPYGLQLPAANHGMTNMSSLQLPAASQGVLDLPSLQLPAASGHGVFDWLNDPFLTQLRSPWQDQHCMSPYAHLLY; encoded by the exons ATGGCAATGGCCGTGGCGTCGTCGACCATGGAGGTCGATCAGGACCTCCCCGGCTTCCGCTTCCACCCCACGGAGGAGGAGCTCCTCGGCTTCTACCTCTCCCGCGTCGCCCTCGGCAAGAAGCTCCACTTCGACATCATCGGCACCCTCAACATCTACCGCCACGATCCCTGGGATCTTCCTG GGATGGCAAAGATCGGGGAGAGGGAGTGGTACTTCTTCGTGCCGCGTGACCGGAAGGCGGGGAGCGGCGGGCGGCCGAACCGGACGACGGAGCGGGGGTTCTGGAAGGCGACGGGGTCGGACAGGGCCATCCGGAGCACCGGCGACCACAAACGGGTCATCGGTCTCAAGAAGACGCTCGTCTTCTACCAGGGGCGCGCGCCGCGCGGCACCAAGACGGACTGGGTCATGAACGAGTACCGCCTCCCCGACTCCGGCGCGGCGCCACCCCAGGAGGACACGGTGCTATGCAAGGTGTACCGGAAGGCCACGCCGCTCAAGGAGCTCGAGCAAAGAGCCTTCGAGATGGAGGAGATGAAGCAGAGGTCCGGCAGCAACGGTGGGTACGGCTACGGTGGCGCGGCCAGAGCGTGTCCCGTCCCGGCAGCAGGCAACTTCTATCTGTCGCCGTCCGACGACGTCCAGGACAACTTcctgatccactcctcctcctcctcctcggtggcGCCGTCTGGCAACAGCAGCAGCCACGACGCGCCGAGGGAAGCCAAGAAGGAAGCAGACGTCGCCACGGTCACCGTCGCGTCGACGTCGTCTCTGTCGCAAGCGGCGAACGCCCCCTTCCATCTTCAGCTCCCGGCCGTGAACCCACCCTATGGCCTCCAGCTACCGGCAGCGAACCATGGGATGACGAACATGTCCAGCCTGCAGCTACCGGCGGCGAGCCAGGGTGTTCTGGACCTGCCCAGCCTGCAACTACCGGCGGCGAGCGGCCACGGAGTGTTCGACTGGCTAAATGACCCGTTCCTGACGCAGTTGCGCAGCCCGTGGCAGGACCAGCATTGCATGTCCCCTTACGCCCATCTGCTATACTAG